In Flavobacteriaceae bacterium, the following proteins share a genomic window:
- a CDS encoding VOC family protein, with product MKGKIFITILALTLGIVSCKNKGTSVTNSNPTTETTIKNDKNMNSFISIFEIPATDISRAINFYKEILGVEIEKMEFSGIEMGLFPYQDQMVTGVIMKGEGYEPSAKGITIYLNGGDNLQTILDKIEGNGGKIIVPKTPHADESGFFAIFHDSEGNKIGLHSPN from the coding sequence ATGAAAGGAAAAATATTTATCACAATTTTGGCTTTGACCTTAGGTATTGTATCCTGCAAAAACAAAGGAACTTCTGTCACTAATTCAAATCCTACCACAGAAACAACTATCAAAAACGATAAGAATATGAACAGTTTTATATCAATATTTGAGATTCCAGCAACAGACATTTCAAGAGCGATTAACTTTTACAAAGAAATTTTAGGTGTCGAAATTGAAAAAATGGAATTCTCAGGAATAGAAATGGGCTTATTTCCCTACCAAGACCAAATGGTAACAGGAGTAATTATGAAAGGAGAAGGTTACGAACCTTCTGCCAAAGGAATTACTATTTATCTAAATGGTGGAGATAACTTGCAAACGATTCTTGATAAAATAGAAGGAAATGGCGGAAAAATTATTGTTCCTAAAACACCTCACGCTGACGAGAGTGGATTTTTTGCAATTTTCCACGACTCGGAAGGAAACAAAATCGGACTTCATTCACCAAATTAA
- a CDS encoding TetR/AcrR family transcriptional regulator, whose protein sequence is MRPQKVLDIEILIGLTKVFRSKGYEGASLKELSEATGLKKASLYHRFPNGKQEMADAVLNHLGEWVSNNVFQSLLDNNIEPQIRLKNGLSEIRTLYNHGKETCIFRALSMQTGIELFEEQIKNGMNEWLYAFKEIGTAFQLNHKEAEQKALQVLIEIQGSLIVTKGLGDISIFENTLKNIEQKYTNQ, encoded by the coding sequence ATGAGACCACAGAAAGTATTAGACATTGAAATCTTAATAGGGTTGACTAAAGTTTTTCGTTCTAAAGGATATGAAGGAGCAAGCTTAAAAGAATTATCAGAAGCAACAGGTTTAAAAAAAGCTAGTTTGTATCACAGATTTCCAAATGGAAAACAAGAAATGGCTGATGCCGTTTTAAATCATTTAGGCGAATGGGTTAGCAATAATGTGTTTCAGTCTCTTTTGGATAATAATATTGAACCTCAAATAAGGTTAAAAAATGGACTATCAGAAATTCGAACTTTATATAATCACGGAAAAGAAACTTGCATTTTTAGGGCTCTATCTATGCAAACAGGTATTGAACTATTTGAGGAGCAAATAAAAAACGGAATGAATGAATGGCTTTACGCTTTTAAGGAAATTGGAACGGCGTTTCAGTTAAATCACAAAGAAGCTGAACAAAAAGCTTTACAAGTGTTAATTGAAATTCAAGGTAGTTTAATAGTGACTAAAGGATTAGGAGATATTTCAATTTTCGAAAACACATTAAAAAATATTGAACAGAAATATACTAATCAATAA
- a CDS encoding DUF1348 family protein — translation MTIYNHEKIPTITYGNENWEFDQNRLMLKRYANINDLEIKESKRKF, via the coding sequence ATTACAATTTATAATCATGAAAAAATACCCACTATCACCTATGGTAATGAAAATTGGGAATTTGATCAAAATAGATTAATGCTAAAACGATATGCTAACATTAACGACTTAGAAATAAAAGAATCTAAAAGAAAATTTTAA
- a CDS encoding alpha/beta hydrolase — protein sequence MKKIKFIYLLALMLIVSCQEKPNTLSGENTSSSQKQTNLVYYKSLSIDGVKIAYREAGNSKNPTLVLLHGFPSSSHQYRKVLSQLSDEFHLIAPDYPGFGNSDFPSERDYEYTFDNISKTINSFLELKEINTYTLMIQDYGAPIGFRIATAHPERVTAIINQNGNAYEEGLGEAWKDIRTFWANRNEQTENTLLPVFSLEGLKWQYTHGTRNPENVNPDSWHLDYLRLSRPNAHSVNFDLFYDYQNNLKLYPKWQQYLRNNQPPLLIVWGKNDAFFPESGAEAFKQDVKNIDYNIYNTGHFALEEDGNEIINKIRTFMKKVSK from the coding sequence ATGAAAAAAATCAAATTTATTTATCTACTTGCCTTGATGCTAATAGTATCCTGTCAAGAAAAACCGAACACATTAAGTGGCGAGAATACAAGTTCAAGCCAAAAACAAACAAATCTAGTATACTACAAATCATTAAGTATTGATGGTGTAAAAATAGCTTATAGAGAAGCTGGTAATAGTAAAAATCCAACACTAGTTCTTTTGCATGGGTTTCCATCTTCTTCTCATCAATATAGAAAAGTATTAAGTCAACTTTCTGATGAGTTTCATCTGATAGCGCCAGATTATCCTGGTTTTGGAAATAGTGATTTTCCTTCTGAAAGAGATTATGAATACACTTTTGACAATATTTCTAAAACTATAAATTCGTTTTTAGAGTTAAAAGAAATCAATACCTATACCTTAATGATTCAGGATTATGGTGCACCAATTGGTTTTAGGATAGCAACGGCACATCCAGAAAGAGTAACTGCAATAATTAATCAAAACGGTAATGCTTATGAAGAAGGACTTGGAGAAGCTTGGAAAGATATTAGAACTTTTTGGGCTAACAGAAATGAGCAAACAGAAAATACTCTGTTGCCAGTTTTCTCTTTAGAAGGTTTAAAATGGCAATATACACATGGCACTAGAAACCCTGAAAATGTAAATCCTGACTCATGGCATTTAGATTATTTAAGATTATCTAGACCCAACGCCCATTCTGTAAACTTTGATTTATTTTATGATTATCAAAACAACTTAAAATTATATCCAAAGTGGCAGCAGTATTTAAGAAATAATCAGCCACCCCTATTGATTGTTTGGGGTAAGAATGATGCATTCTTTCCTGAAAGTGGAGCAGAAGCCTTTAAACAAGATGTAAAAAATATAGATTATAATATTTATAACACGGGACATTTTGCTTTAGAAGAAGATGGAAATGAAATCATCAATAAAATAAGAACATTCATGAAGAAAGTATCAAAATAG
- a CDS encoding class A beta-lactamase-related serine hydrolase gives MKRFIILLVILFLNNSDVKSQNQKGIILKLDSVLNVYYNNKQFNGTILVAKKGSIIYQKAFGYANFEKKLKNNIDTKFLIGSATKSFTAIAVMKAKEKGLLNLHAPIKTYIPELNKELGNLTLHLLMKNSSGLPVHLNRVTELQYRDISSIELIKLYNRTKLSFKPGSKYDYSNLNYQLCAIVLERVSGKSYKEYIESHIFKPLKMYNSGIERVNEIAKDKALGYNLVEDQFKKADDNYMSYAMGGGDIYSTALDLLKWDIALYTNNLVNSISKQLLFDGKPNKFGTYGYGFKVKEYARNLDENKPGKLVRHGGSMYGYICNIHRYLDDEVTIIVLGNIRPYPTMEITVKIEKILRMFDYM, from the coding sequence ATGAAACGATTTATTATATTATTGGTGATACTATTTTTAAATAATAGTGACGTAAAAAGCCAAAACCAGAAAGGTATAATACTCAAACTAGATAGTGTTTTAAATGTATATTACAATAATAAACAATTTAATGGTACAATATTAGTTGCTAAAAAAGGAAGTATTATTTATCAGAAAGCGTTTGGCTATGCCAATTTTGAAAAGAAGCTTAAAAATAATATAGATACCAAATTTTTAATAGGCTCAGCAACAAAATCATTTACTGCTATTGCTGTAATGAAAGCCAAAGAAAAAGGGCTTTTAAACCTGCATGCGCCAATCAAAACATACATTCCAGAGTTAAATAAAGAATTAGGTAATTTAACTTTACATCTTTTAATGAAAAACTCTTCCGGATTGCCCGTACATCTTAATAGAGTTACAGAGTTGCAGTATAGAGATATAAGTAGTATTGAGTTGATAAAATTGTATAATCGTACCAAACTTTCTTTTAAACCCGGAAGTAAATATGATTATTCAAATCTTAATTATCAATTATGTGCTATTGTATTAGAAAGGGTTTCAGGAAAATCTTATAAAGAGTATATAGAATCTCACATTTTTAAACCTTTAAAAATGTATAACTCTGGTATCGAAAGAGTAAACGAAATAGCAAAAGATAAAGCACTTGGGTATAATTTAGTCGAAGATCAATTTAAAAAAGCAGATGATAATTATATGAGTTACGCTATGGGTGGAGGTGATATTTATAGTACAGCTTTAGATCTTTTAAAATGGGATATAGCATTGTACACAAATAATTTAGTTAATAGTATAAGCAAACAATTATTATTTGATGGTAAACCAAATAAGTTTGGTACTTATGGTTATGGATTTAAAGTAAAAGAATATGCTAGAAATCTAGATGAAAACAAGCCCGGAAAACTAGTAAGACATGGAGGCTCTATGTATGGCTATATTTGTAATATTCACAGATATCTTGATGATGAAGTGACTATAATAGTCCTTGGTAATATAAGGCCATATCCAACAATGGAAATTACAGTTAAAATAGAAAAAATATTAAGAATGTTTGATTATATGTAA
- a CDS encoding AraC family transcriptional regulator — translation MEYKFDLFTLLGLGISSIAFFLSLFFIFQKKFKNDGYYFLYVSIIILGFELFYKVSIHSRLIYDFSVLYIPRRFYNLLIYPVFLYFIWSITKVGFKMKIIHKSLLLFFVIYGVYVFVTGQFISLNEKLEMLNSFYKDMRPGPFNYWLNSKTLVKSIIIPLPFLSIMVYDFFRFKKRNVNIQSKRLVHILSVIIVFYFLYNLFSNVMYKWIYNVTKYSMIEWPIDIAFLSIIITLLSIITLLVNTGSTFFPPLKYSGSALDKSHYESIISKAKKYIEHNELYKKDKGTLNELSKGLNINSKYLSQAINHHLKLSFVDFLNNYRVEEAKKQLLNKENASLTLEAIGLMAGFKSKSAFFRAFKKATNITPNQFVKSKNSSNS, via the coding sequence ATGGAATACAAGTTTGATTTATTTACACTGTTAGGTTTAGGGATTTCATCTATTGCATTTTTTTTAAGTTTATTTTTCATTTTTCAAAAGAAGTTTAAAAACGATGGGTACTATTTTTTATATGTTTCTATCATTATTTTAGGATTTGAGTTGTTTTATAAAGTTTCAATACACAGTCGTTTAATATATGATTTTAGCGTACTGTATATTCCAAGAAGATTTTATAACTTATTAATATATCCTGTTTTTCTTTATTTTATTTGGTCAATAACTAAGGTAGGTTTTAAAATGAAAATAATCCACAAATCACTATTACTATTTTTTGTGATTTATGGCGTATATGTATTTGTTACCGGACAGTTTATCTCTTTAAATGAGAAATTGGAAATGCTAAACTCATTCTATAAAGATATGAGACCTGGGCCTTTTAATTATTGGTTAAACTCTAAAACTTTAGTTAAATCAATCATTATTCCATTACCGTTTTTAAGTATAATGGTTTATGATTTTTTTAGATTCAAAAAAAGAAATGTAAATATTCAAAGCAAAAGATTAGTGCATATACTTTCTGTTATAATTGTATTTTACTTTTTATATAATCTGTTTTCGAATGTAATGTATAAGTGGATTTATAATGTTACTAAGTATTCTATGATTGAATGGCCCATTGATATTGCTTTTTTGTCTATTATAATCACTTTATTATCTATAATTACACTTTTAGTAAATACAGGAAGTACTTTTTTTCCACCTTTAAAATATTCTGGAAGTGCACTAGATAAAAGTCATTATGAAAGTATTATCAGTAAGGCTAAAAAATACATTGAACATAATGAATTATACAAAAAAGATAAAGGAACGCTTAATGAACTTTCAAAAGGTTTAAATATCAATTCAAAATACCTATCCCAAGCAATTAATCATCATCTTAAATTAAGCTTTGTTGATTTCTTAAATAATTATCGTGTGGAAGAAGCAAAAAAACAGTTGTTAAATAAGGAAAATGCTTCCTTAACCCTTGAAGCGATTGGTTTAATGGCAGGTTTTAAATCTAAATCGGCTTTCTTTCGAGCTTTTAAGAAAGCAACAAATATTACTCCAAATCAATTCGTGAAATCAAAAAATAGTTCCAATTCATGA
- a CDS encoding NUDIX domain-containing protein has protein sequence MYQVFVNDKPIVLTTIDEEKEGYWNFPLKEVNIEGILNILLSKKKIKGIKLIHHKEKKLLKKFLKLLPNVVAGGGKVYNDDGKILFIYRNDKWDLPKGKVEGKESIETTAIREVEEETGVINLEIVKPLPTTYHIFKRNGNYKIKITYWFEMKTNYIGKLFPQENEGITKVKWLSEKKIEKAMKNSYANIKQLI, from the coding sequence ATGTATCAAGTTTTTGTAAACGACAAACCTATAGTCTTAACAACCATAGATGAAGAAAAAGAAGGCTATTGGAATTTCCCTTTAAAAGAAGTTAATATTGAAGGTATCTTAAATATATTATTAAGTAAGAAAAAAATTAAAGGGATAAAGCTTATACATCATAAAGAAAAAAAACTTTTAAAGAAATTTTTAAAACTATTACCCAATGTTGTTGCTGGTGGAGGAAAAGTATATAATGATGATGGAAAAATATTATTTATCTACAGAAATGATAAATGGGATTTGCCTAAAGGAAAAGTTGAGGGTAAAGAAAGTATTGAAACTACTGCAATTCGAGAGGTAGAAGAAGAAACTGGTGTTATAAATTTAGAAATAGTAAAACCATTACCTACTACATATCATATTTTTAAGCGTAACGGAAATTATAAAATAAAGATTACCTATTGGTTTGAGATGAAAACAAATTATATAGGCAAGCTTTTTCCTCAAGAAAACGAAGGTATTACAAAGGTAAAATGGCTGAGCGAAAAGAAAATAGAAAAAGCGATGAAAAACTCATATGCCAATATTAAACAGTTAATTTAA
- a CDS encoding orotate phosphoribosyltransferase, whose amino-acid sequence MLFDKYTAKKTAEVLLQINAIKLNPKDPFKWASGWNSPIYCDNRIILSFPPIRNFIREKMSEQVENLYGKPDVIAGVATGAIGIGMLVAEQLGLPFIYVRPEAKKHGRQNQIEGFLESGQNVVVIEDLISTGKSSLNAIKALKTAGANVKGMIAIFSYGFDIAKQNFEKENIALSTLSNYDNLLEQALDTNYINTTELETLSQWNSNPSEWNAN is encoded by the coding sequence ATGCTTTTCGATAAATATACTGCAAAAAAAACTGCCGAAGTTTTACTTCAAATTAATGCAATTAAATTAAACCCAAAAGATCCATTTAAATGGGCCTCTGGTTGGAATTCCCCTATTTATTGCGATAACAGAATTATACTATCATTCCCCCCTATTCGTAATTTTATTAGGGAGAAAATGTCTGAACAAGTTGAAAATCTTTATGGTAAACCTGACGTTATTGCTGGTGTTGCTACTGGAGCGATAGGCATCGGAATGCTCGTAGCAGAACAATTAGGGCTTCCTTTTATTTATGTTAGACCAGAAGCCAAAAAGCATGGTCGACAAAATCAAATCGAAGGTTTTTTAGAAAGTGGTCAAAATGTAGTAGTTATTGAAGATTTAATAAGTACTGGTAAAAGTAGTTTAAATGCTATTAAAGCGTTAAAAACTGCTGGCGCAAATGTAAAAGGTATGATCGCTATTTTTTCGTATGGATTTGATATTGCAAAACAAAATTTCGAAAAAGAAAACATAGCTTTATCTACTCTAAGTAATTATGATAATTTATTAGAGCAAGCTTTAGATACCAATTATATAAATACTACAGAATTAGAAACTTTGTCACAATGGAACTCTAATCCTAGCGAATGGAACGCTAATTGA
- a CDS encoding SRPBCC family protein, whose amino-acid sequence MNLESSKVIIDKSPQEVFDFLSNVKNFEQLMPESISKFELLEDDKFLFALKGMPEIVLKKKEVTPPNKIILGAAGGKLDFSLIGNISEIEANKSNVQLVFNGDFNPMMSMMIKGPISKFIETLITNLKTI is encoded by the coding sequence ATGAATTTAGAATCATCTAAAGTAATTATAGATAAATCCCCGCAAGAAGTTTTTGATTTTTTATCTAACGTTAAAAATTTCGAACAATTAATGCCTGAAAGCATTAGCAAATTTGAACTTTTAGAAGATGACAAATTTTTATTTGCTTTAAAGGGAATGCCAGAAATTGTACTCAAAAAGAAAGAAGTTACTCCTCCTAATAAAATAATATTAGGTGCTGCTGGTGGAAAATTAGATTTTTCATTGATTGGAAATATTTCAGAAATTGAAGCTAATAAAAGTAATGTTCAATTAGTATTTAATGGTGATTTTAACCCAATGATGTCGATGATGATTAAAGGGCCTATCAGTAAATTTATTGAAACATTAATTACTAATTTAAAGACTATTTAA
- a CDS encoding biotin--[acetyl-CoA-carboxylase] ligase, whose product MHIIKLNAIDSTNTYLKTLSMTKALKDCTVVVAKHQTDGKGQMGAEWVSEISKNLMCSVFKDTSNVSVEQQFYISIVTSLALIKALEKLQIPKLHIKWPNDILSENKKISGILIENVIKVNMLEASIIGIGLNVNQVEFKDLPNASSLKNITGKVYDLDELLQYIIEYLNHYFLYLEKGELKFLKTEYENYLFRKDKPSTFKCNKGTVFSGFIKGINETGSLKILLEDNILKEYVLKEIQLLY is encoded by the coding sequence ATGCATATAATCAAACTTAATGCCATCGATTCTACAAATACTTATTTAAAGACATTAAGTATGACTAAAGCTTTAAAAGATTGTACTGTTGTAGTTGCTAAACATCAAACAGATGGTAAAGGGCAAATGGGCGCAGAATGGGTGTCTGAAATATCTAAAAACCTTATGTGCAGTGTGTTTAAAGATACTTCTAATGTTTCTGTAGAGCAGCAATTTTATATTAGTATAGTCACTTCTTTAGCTTTAATTAAAGCTTTAGAGAAGTTACAAATACCCAAATTACATATAAAGTGGCCTAACGACATTTTGTCAGAGAATAAAAAGATCTCAGGTATTTTAATTGAAAATGTCATAAAAGTGAATATGCTTGAAGCTTCAATTATTGGTATTGGCTTAAATGTTAATCAAGTTGAATTTAAAGATTTACCTAATGCATCATCATTAAAAAATATTACAGGAAAGGTTTACGATTTAGATGAATTATTACAGTATATAATAGAATATTTAAATCACTACTTTTTATATTTAGAAAAAGGAGAATTAAAATTTTTGAAAACTGAATATGAAAACTATTTGTTTAGAAAAGATAAACCTTCAACTTTTAAATGTAATAAAGGAACCGTTTTTAGTGGATTTATAAAAGGAATAAACGAAACTGGGTCTCTGAAAATCTTATTAGAAGATAATATACTAAAGGAGTATGTTCTAAAAGAAATACAGTTACTGTATTAA